One Sus scrofa isolate TJ Tabasco breed Duroc chromosome 1, Sscrofa11.1, whole genome shotgun sequence DNA segment encodes these proteins:
- the SEMA6D gene encoding semaphorin-6D isoform X9, producing the protein MRFFLLCAYMLLLMIPQLRAVSFPEDDEPLNTVDYHYSRQYPVFRGRPSGNESQHRLDFQLMLKIRDTLYIAGRDQVYTVNLNEIPKTEVVPNKKLTWRSRQQDRENCAMKGKHKDECHNFIKVFVPRNDEMVFVCGTNAFNPMCRYYRLNTLEYDGEEISGLARCPFDARQTNVALFADGKLYSATVADFLASDAVIYRSMGDGSALRTIKYDSKWIKEPHFLHAIEYGNYVYFFFREIAVEHNNLGKAVYSRVARICKNDMGGSQRVLEKHWTSFLKARLNCSVPGDSFFYFDVLQSITDIIQINGIPTVVGVFTTQLNSIPGSAVCAFSMDDIEKVFKGRFKEQKTPDSVWTAVPEDKVPKPRPGCCAKHGLAEAYKTSIDFPDETLSFIKSHPLMDSAVPPIADEPWFTKTRIRYRLTAIAVDHSAGPHQNYTVIFVGSEAGVVLKVLAKTSPFSLNDSVLLEEIEAYNHAKCSAENEEDRKVLSLQLDKDHHALYVAFSSCVIRIPLSRCERYGSCKKSCIASRDPYCGWLSQGACGRVMPGMLLLTEDFFAFHNHSAGGFEQDTEFGNTAHLGDCHEILPTSTTPDYKIFGGPTSGVRWEVQSGDSNQMVHMNVLITCVFAAFVLGAFIAGVAVYCYRDMFVRKNRKIHKDAESAQSCTDSSGSFAKLNGLFDSPVKEYQQNIDSPKLYSNLLTSRKELPPNGETKSMVMDHRGQPPELAALPTPESTPVLHQKTLQAMKSHSDKVHGHGASRKETSQFFPSSPPPHSPLSHGHIPSAIVLPNATHDYNTSFSNSNAHKAEKKLQNIDHPLTKSSSKRDHRRSVDSRNTLNDLLKHLNDPNSNPKAIMGDIQMAHQTLMLDPVGPMSEVPPKVPNREASLYSPPSTLPRNSPTKRVDVPTTPGVPMTSLERQRGYHKNSSQRHSISAMPKNLSSPNGVLLSRQPSVNRGGYMATPTGAKVDYVQGTPVSVHLQPSLSRQSSYTSNGTLPRTGLKRTPSLKPDVPPKPSFVPQTTSVRPLNKYTY; encoded by the exons GGATCAAGTTTATACGGTAAACTTAAATGAAATCCCCAAAACAGAAGTCGTACCAAACAAG AAACTGACATGGCGGTCAAGGCAACAGGATCGAGAAAACTGTGCTATGAAAGGCAAGCATAAA GATGAATGCcacaattttattaaagtatttgttCCAAGAAACGATGAGATGGTTTTTGTTTGTGGCACCAATGCATTTAATCCCATGTGTAGATACTATAGG ttgaATACCTTGGAGTATGATGGGGAAGAAATTAGTGGCTTGGCAAGATGCCCATTTGATGCCAGACAAACCAATGTTGCCCTTTTTGCTG ATGGGAAGCTGTATTCTGCCACAGTGGCTGACTTCTTGGCCAGCGATGCTGTTATTTATCGAAGCATGGGTGATGGATCTGCCCTTCGTACGATAAAATATGATTCCAAATGGATCAAAG AGCCACACTTTCTTCATGCCATAGAATATGGAAACTATGTGTATTTCTTCTTTCGAGAAATCGCTGTGGAACATAATAATTTAGGCAAG GCTGTGTATTCCCGTGTGGCCCGCATATGTAAAAACGACATGGGTGGCTCCCAGCGGGTCCTGGAGAAACACTGGACTTCATTTCTGAAGGCTCGACTTAATTGTTCTGTCCCCGGAGATTCATTTTTCTACTTTGATGTTCTGCAGTCTATTACAGACATAATACAAATCAATGGCATCCCCACTGTGGTCGGGGTGTTTACTACACAACTCAACAG CATCCCTGGTTCGGCAGTGTGTGCATTTAGCATGGATGACATAGAAAAGGTATTCAAAGGACGGTTTAAAGAGCAGAAAACTCCGGATTCTGTTTGGACAGCAGTCCCTGAAGACAAAGTACCAAAGCCAAG gCCTGGCTGTTGTGCAAAGCATGGTCTTGCTGAAGCTTATAAAACCTCCATCGATTTCCCGGATGAAACCCTGTCGTTCATCAAATCCCACCCCCTAATGGACTCTGCTGTCCCACCCATTGCAGACGAACCCTGGTTCACAAAGACTCGGATCAG GTACAGACTGACGGCCATTGCCGTGGACCATTCTGCCGGACCCCACCAGAACTACACAGTCATCTTTGTTGGCTCAGAAGCTGGCGTGGTACTTAAAGTTTTGGCAAAGACCAGTCCATTCTCTTTGAATGACAGCGTGTTACTGGAAGAGATTGAGGCATACAACCATGCAAA ATGCAGTGCTGAGAATGAGGAGGACCGAAAGGTCCTGTCCTTACAGTTGGATAAAGATCATCATGCTCTGTACGTGGCCTTCTCTAGCTGTGTCATCCGCATCCCCCTCAGTCGCTGCGAGCGGTACGGATCCTGTAAAAA GTCTTGTATTGCATCTCGAGACCCATACTGTGGCTGGTTAAGCCAGGGGGCCTGTGGTCGAGTGATGCCGGGGATGCT GCTGTTAACCGAAGACTTCTTTGCTTTCCATAACCACAGCGCTGGAGGATTTGAGCAGGACACGGAATTTGGCAACACGGCCCATCTAGGGGACTGCCACG aaattttgcCTACTTCAACTACACCAGATTACAAAATATTTGGCGGTCCAACATCTG GTGTACGATGGGAAGTCCAATCTGGAGACTCCAACCAGATGGTCCACATGAATGTCCTCATCACCTGTGTCTTTGCGGCTTTTGTTTTGGGTGCATTCATTGCAGGTGTGGCAGTATACTGCTATCGGGACATGTTTGTTCGGAAGAACAGAAAGATCCATAAAGATGCAGAATCTGCCCAGTCGTGCACAGACTCCAGTGGAAGCTTTGCCAAGCTGAATGGTCTCTTTGACAGCCCAGTCAAGGAATATCAACAGAATATTGATTCTCCCAAATTGTACAGTAACCTGCTGACCAGTCGGAAAGAGCTGCCGCCCAATGGGGAAACAAAATCCATGGTCATGGACCATCGAGGCCAACCTCCTGAGTTGGCTGCTCTCCCTACACCTGAGTCCACACCTGTGCTTCACCAGAAGACCTTGCAGGCCATGAAGAGCCACTCAGACAAGGTCCACGGCCATGGGGCTTCGAGGAAAGAAACTTCCCAGTTTTTTCCTTCTAgtcctccaccccactccccactaAGTCATGGGCACATCCCCAGTGCCATTGTTCTCCCTAATGCTACCCATGACTACAACACATCTTTCTCAAACTCCAATGCTCACAAAGCTGAAAAGAAGCTTCAAAACATTGACCACCCTCTCACAAAGTCATCCAGTAAAAGAGATCACCGGCGTTCTGTGGATTCCAGAAATACCCTTAATGATCTCCTGAAGCATCTAAATGACCCAAACAGTAACCCCAAAGCCATCATGGGAGACATCCAAATGGCCCACCAGACCCTAATGCTGGATCCTGTGGGACCTATGTCCGAGGTCCCGCCCAAAGTCCCTAACCGTGAGGCTTCGCTCTACTCTCCTCCCTCAACGCTCCCCAGGAATAGCCCAACTAAGCGAGTGGACGTCCCCACCACTCCAGGAGTCCCGATGACTTCTCTGGAAAGACAAAGGGGTTATCATAAAAACTCCTCCCAGAGGCACTCTATATCTGCTATGCCTAAAAACTTAAGCTCACCAAATGGGGTTTTGTTATCTAGACAGCCTAGTGTGAACCGTGGGGGGTACATGGCCACCCCCACGGGGGCGAAGGTGGACTATGTTCAGGGAACACCGGTGAGTGTTCATCTGCAGCCTTCCCTCTCCAGACAGAGCAGCTACACCAGTAATGGCACCCTTCCCAGGACGGGACTAAAGAGGACACCGTCCTTAAAACCTGACGTGCCACCAAAGCCTTCATTTGTTCCTCAGACCACATCTGTCAGACCACTGAACAAATACACGTACTAG
- the SEMA6D gene encoding semaphorin-6D isoform X2, whose protein sequence is MRFFLLCAYMLLLMIPQLRAVSFPEDDEPLNTVDYHYSRQYPVFRGRPSGNESQHRLDFQLMLKIRDTLYIAGRDQVYTVNLNEIPKTEVVPNKKLTWRSRQQDRENCAMKGKHKDECHNFIKVFVPRNDEMVFVCGTNAFNPMCRYYRLNTLEYDGEEISGLARCPFDARQTNVALFADGKLYSATVADFLASDAVIYRSMGDGSALRTIKYDSKWIKEPHFLHAIEYGNYVYFFFREIAVEHNNLGKAVYSRVARICKNDMGGSQRVLEKHWTSFLKARLNCSVPGDSFFYFDVLQSITDIIQINGIPTVVGVFTTQLNSIPGSAVCAFSMDDIEKVFKGRFKEQKTPDSVWTAVPEDKVPKPRPGCCAKHGLAEAYKTSIDFPDETLSFIKSHPLMDSAVPPIADEPWFTKTRIRYRLTAIAVDHSAGPHQNYTVIFVGSEAGVVLKVLAKTSPFSLNDSVLLEEIEAYNHAKCSAENEEDRKVLSLQLDKDHHALYVAFSSCVIRIPLSRCERYGSCKKSCIASRDPYCGWLSQGACGRVMPGMLLLTEDFFAFHNHSAGGFEQDTEFGNTAHLGDCHEILPTSTTPDYKIFGGPTSDMEVSSSSVTTMASIPEITPKVIDTWRPKLTSSRKFVVQDDPNTSDFTDPLSGVRWEVQSGDSNQMVHMNVLITCVFAAFVLGAFIAGVAVYCYRDMFVRKNRKIHKDAESAQSCTDSSGSFAKLNGLFDSPVKEYQQNIDSPKLYSNLLTSRKELPPNGETKSMVMDHRGQPPELAALPTPESTPVLHQKTLQAMKSHSDKVHGHGASRKETSQFFPSSPPPHSPLSHGHIPSAIVLPNATHDYNTSFSNSNAHKAEKKLQNIDHPLTKSSSKRDHRRSVDSRNTLNDLLKHLNDPNSNPKAIMGDIQMAHQTLMLDPVGPMSEVPPKVPNREASLYSPPSTLPRNSPTKRVDVPTTPGVPMTSLERQRGYHKNSSQRHSISAMPKNLSSPNGVLLSRQPSVNRGGYMATPTGAKVDYVQGTPVSVHLQPSLSRQSSYTSNGTLPRTGLKRTPSLKPDVPPKPSFVPQTTSVRPLNKYTY, encoded by the exons GGATCAAGTTTATACGGTAAACTTAAATGAAATCCCCAAAACAGAAGTCGTACCAAACAAG AAACTGACATGGCGGTCAAGGCAACAGGATCGAGAAAACTGTGCTATGAAAGGCAAGCATAAA GATGAATGCcacaattttattaaagtatttgttCCAAGAAACGATGAGATGGTTTTTGTTTGTGGCACCAATGCATTTAATCCCATGTGTAGATACTATAGG ttgaATACCTTGGAGTATGATGGGGAAGAAATTAGTGGCTTGGCAAGATGCCCATTTGATGCCAGACAAACCAATGTTGCCCTTTTTGCTG ATGGGAAGCTGTATTCTGCCACAGTGGCTGACTTCTTGGCCAGCGATGCTGTTATTTATCGAAGCATGGGTGATGGATCTGCCCTTCGTACGATAAAATATGATTCCAAATGGATCAAAG AGCCACACTTTCTTCATGCCATAGAATATGGAAACTATGTGTATTTCTTCTTTCGAGAAATCGCTGTGGAACATAATAATTTAGGCAAG GCTGTGTATTCCCGTGTGGCCCGCATATGTAAAAACGACATGGGTGGCTCCCAGCGGGTCCTGGAGAAACACTGGACTTCATTTCTGAAGGCTCGACTTAATTGTTCTGTCCCCGGAGATTCATTTTTCTACTTTGATGTTCTGCAGTCTATTACAGACATAATACAAATCAATGGCATCCCCACTGTGGTCGGGGTGTTTACTACACAACTCAACAG CATCCCTGGTTCGGCAGTGTGTGCATTTAGCATGGATGACATAGAAAAGGTATTCAAAGGACGGTTTAAAGAGCAGAAAACTCCGGATTCTGTTTGGACAGCAGTCCCTGAAGACAAAGTACCAAAGCCAAG gCCTGGCTGTTGTGCAAAGCATGGTCTTGCTGAAGCTTATAAAACCTCCATCGATTTCCCGGATGAAACCCTGTCGTTCATCAAATCCCACCCCCTAATGGACTCTGCTGTCCCACCCATTGCAGACGAACCCTGGTTCACAAAGACTCGGATCAG GTACAGACTGACGGCCATTGCCGTGGACCATTCTGCCGGACCCCACCAGAACTACACAGTCATCTTTGTTGGCTCAGAAGCTGGCGTGGTACTTAAAGTTTTGGCAAAGACCAGTCCATTCTCTTTGAATGACAGCGTGTTACTGGAAGAGATTGAGGCATACAACCATGCAAA ATGCAGTGCTGAGAATGAGGAGGACCGAAAGGTCCTGTCCTTACAGTTGGATAAAGATCATCATGCTCTGTACGTGGCCTTCTCTAGCTGTGTCATCCGCATCCCCCTCAGTCGCTGCGAGCGGTACGGATCCTGTAAAAA GTCTTGTATTGCATCTCGAGACCCATACTGTGGCTGGTTAAGCCAGGGGGCCTGTGGTCGAGTGATGCCGGGGATGCT GCTGTTAACCGAAGACTTCTTTGCTTTCCATAACCACAGCGCTGGAGGATTTGAGCAGGACACGGAATTTGGCAACACGGCCCATCTAGGGGACTGCCACG aaattttgcCTACTTCAACTACACCAGATTACAAAATATTTGGCGGTCCAACATCTG ACATGGAGGTATCTTCATCTTCTGTTACCACAATGGCAAGTATCCCAGAAATTACACCTAAAGTGATTGATACCTGGAGACCTAAACTGACCAGCTCCCGGAAATTTGTAGTTCAAGATGACCCAAACACTTCTGATTTTACTGATCCTTTATCAG GTGTACGATGGGAAGTCCAATCTGGAGACTCCAACCAGATGGTCCACATGAATGTCCTCATCACCTGTGTCTTTGCGGCTTTTGTTTTGGGTGCATTCATTGCAGGTGTGGCAGTATACTGCTATCGGGACATGTTTGTTCGGAAGAACAGAAAGATCCATAAAGATGCAGAATCTGCCCAGTCGTGCACAGACTCCAGTGGAAGCTTTGCCAAGCTGAATGGTCTCTTTGACAGCCCAGTCAAGGAATATCAACAGAATATTGATTCTCCCAAATTGTACAGTAACCTGCTGACCAGTCGGAAAGAGCTGCCGCCCAATGGGGAAACAAAATCCATGGTCATGGACCATCGAGGCCAACCTCCTGAGTTGGCTGCTCTCCCTACACCTGAGTCCACACCTGTGCTTCACCAGAAGACCTTGCAGGCCATGAAGAGCCACTCAGACAAGGTCCACGGCCATGGGGCTTCGAGGAAAGAAACTTCCCAGTTTTTTCCTTCTAgtcctccaccccactccccactaAGTCATGGGCACATCCCCAGTGCCATTGTTCTCCCTAATGCTACCCATGACTACAACACATCTTTCTCAAACTCCAATGCTCACAAAGCTGAAAAGAAGCTTCAAAACATTGACCACCCTCTCACAAAGTCATCCAGTAAAAGAGATCACCGGCGTTCTGTGGATTCCAGAAATACCCTTAATGATCTCCTGAAGCATCTAAATGACCCAAACAGTAACCCCAAAGCCATCATGGGAGACATCCAAATGGCCCACCAGACCCTAATGCTGGATCCTGTGGGACCTATGTCCGAGGTCCCGCCCAAAGTCCCTAACCGTGAGGCTTCGCTCTACTCTCCTCCCTCAACGCTCCCCAGGAATAGCCCAACTAAGCGAGTGGACGTCCCCACCACTCCAGGAGTCCCGATGACTTCTCTGGAAAGACAAAGGGGTTATCATAAAAACTCCTCCCAGAGGCACTCTATATCTGCTATGCCTAAAAACTTAAGCTCACCAAATGGGGTTTTGTTATCTAGACAGCCTAGTGTGAACCGTGGGGGGTACATGGCCACCCCCACGGGGGCGAAGGTGGACTATGTTCAGGGAACACCGGTGAGTGTTCATCTGCAGCCTTCCCTCTCCAGACAGAGCAGCTACACCAGTAATGGCACCCTTCCCAGGACGGGACTAAAGAGGACACCGTCCTTAAAACCTGACGTGCCACCAAAGCCTTCATTTGTTCCTCAGACCACATCTGTCAGACCACTGAACAAATACACGTACTAG
- the SEMA6D gene encoding semaphorin-6D isoform X5 — MRFFLLCAYMLLLMIPQLRAVSFPEDDEPLNTVDYHYSRQYPVFRGRPSGNESQHRLDFQLMLKIRDTLYIAGRDQVYTVNLNEIPKTEVVPNKKLTWRSRQQDRENCAMKGKHKDECHNFIKVFVPRNDEMVFVCGTNAFNPMCRYYRLNTLEYDGEEISGLARCPFDARQTNVALFADGKLYSATVADFLASDAVIYRSMGDGSALRTIKYDSKWIKEPHFLHAIEYGNYVYFFFREIAVEHNNLGKAVYSRVARICKNDMGGSQRVLEKHWTSFLKARLNCSVPGDSFFYFDVLQSITDIIQINGIPTVVGVFTTQLNSIPGSAVCAFSMDDIEKVFKGRFKEQKTPDSVWTAVPEDKVPKPRPGCCAKHGLAEAYKTSIDFPDETLSFIKSHPLMDSAVPPIADEPWFTKTRIRYRLTAIAVDHSAGPHQNYTVIFVGSEAGVVLKVLAKTSPFSLNDSVLLEEIEAYNHAKCSAENEEDRKVLSLQLDKDHHALYVAFSSCVIRIPLSRCERYGSCKKSCIASRDPYCGWLSQGACGRVMPGMLLLTEDFFAFHNHSAGGFEQDTEFGNTAHLGDCHDMEVSSSSVTTMASIPEITPKVIDTWRPKLTSSRKFVVQDDPNTSDFTDPLSGIPKGVRWEVQSGDSNQMVHMNVLITCVFAAFVLGAFIAGVAVYCYRDMFVRKNRKIHKDAESAQSCTDSSGSFAKLNGLFDSPVKEYQQNIDSPKLYSNLLTSRKELPPNGETKSMVMDHRGQPPELAALPTPESTPVLHQKTLQAMKSHSDKVHGHGASRKETSQFFPSSPPPHSPLSHGHIPSAIVLPNATHDYNTSFSNSNAHKAEKKLQNIDHPLTKSSSKRDHRRSVDSRNTLNDLLKHLNDPNSNPKAIMGDIQMAHQTLMLDPVGPMSEVPPKVPNREASLYSPPSTLPRNSPTKRVDVPTTPGVPMTSLERQRGYHKNSSQRHSISAMPKNLSSPNGVLLSRQPSVNRGGYMATPTGAKVDYVQGTPVSVHLQPSLSRQSSYTSNGTLPRTGLKRTPSLKPDVPPKPSFVPQTTSVRPLNKYTY; from the exons GGATCAAGTTTATACGGTAAACTTAAATGAAATCCCCAAAACAGAAGTCGTACCAAACAAG AAACTGACATGGCGGTCAAGGCAACAGGATCGAGAAAACTGTGCTATGAAAGGCAAGCATAAA GATGAATGCcacaattttattaaagtatttgttCCAAGAAACGATGAGATGGTTTTTGTTTGTGGCACCAATGCATTTAATCCCATGTGTAGATACTATAGG ttgaATACCTTGGAGTATGATGGGGAAGAAATTAGTGGCTTGGCAAGATGCCCATTTGATGCCAGACAAACCAATGTTGCCCTTTTTGCTG ATGGGAAGCTGTATTCTGCCACAGTGGCTGACTTCTTGGCCAGCGATGCTGTTATTTATCGAAGCATGGGTGATGGATCTGCCCTTCGTACGATAAAATATGATTCCAAATGGATCAAAG AGCCACACTTTCTTCATGCCATAGAATATGGAAACTATGTGTATTTCTTCTTTCGAGAAATCGCTGTGGAACATAATAATTTAGGCAAG GCTGTGTATTCCCGTGTGGCCCGCATATGTAAAAACGACATGGGTGGCTCCCAGCGGGTCCTGGAGAAACACTGGACTTCATTTCTGAAGGCTCGACTTAATTGTTCTGTCCCCGGAGATTCATTTTTCTACTTTGATGTTCTGCAGTCTATTACAGACATAATACAAATCAATGGCATCCCCACTGTGGTCGGGGTGTTTACTACACAACTCAACAG CATCCCTGGTTCGGCAGTGTGTGCATTTAGCATGGATGACATAGAAAAGGTATTCAAAGGACGGTTTAAAGAGCAGAAAACTCCGGATTCTGTTTGGACAGCAGTCCCTGAAGACAAAGTACCAAAGCCAAG gCCTGGCTGTTGTGCAAAGCATGGTCTTGCTGAAGCTTATAAAACCTCCATCGATTTCCCGGATGAAACCCTGTCGTTCATCAAATCCCACCCCCTAATGGACTCTGCTGTCCCACCCATTGCAGACGAACCCTGGTTCACAAAGACTCGGATCAG GTACAGACTGACGGCCATTGCCGTGGACCATTCTGCCGGACCCCACCAGAACTACACAGTCATCTTTGTTGGCTCAGAAGCTGGCGTGGTACTTAAAGTTTTGGCAAAGACCAGTCCATTCTCTTTGAATGACAGCGTGTTACTGGAAGAGATTGAGGCATACAACCATGCAAA ATGCAGTGCTGAGAATGAGGAGGACCGAAAGGTCCTGTCCTTACAGTTGGATAAAGATCATCATGCTCTGTACGTGGCCTTCTCTAGCTGTGTCATCCGCATCCCCCTCAGTCGCTGCGAGCGGTACGGATCCTGTAAAAA GTCTTGTATTGCATCTCGAGACCCATACTGTGGCTGGTTAAGCCAGGGGGCCTGTGGTCGAGTGATGCCGGGGATGCT GCTGTTAACCGAAGACTTCTTTGCTTTCCATAACCACAGCGCTGGAGGATTTGAGCAGGACACGGAATTTGGCAACACGGCCCATCTAGGGGACTGCCACG ACATGGAGGTATCTTCATCTTCTGTTACCACAATGGCAAGTATCCCAGAAATTACACCTAAAGTGATTGATACCTGGAGACCTAAACTGACCAGCTCCCGGAAATTTGTAGTTCAAGATGACCCAAACACTTCTGATTTTACTGATCCTTTATCAGGTATCCCAAAGG GTGTACGATGGGAAGTCCAATCTGGAGACTCCAACCAGATGGTCCACATGAATGTCCTCATCACCTGTGTCTTTGCGGCTTTTGTTTTGGGTGCATTCATTGCAGGTGTGGCAGTATACTGCTATCGGGACATGTTTGTTCGGAAGAACAGAAAGATCCATAAAGATGCAGAATCTGCCCAGTCGTGCACAGACTCCAGTGGAAGCTTTGCCAAGCTGAATGGTCTCTTTGACAGCCCAGTCAAGGAATATCAACAGAATATTGATTCTCCCAAATTGTACAGTAACCTGCTGACCAGTCGGAAAGAGCTGCCGCCCAATGGGGAAACAAAATCCATGGTCATGGACCATCGAGGCCAACCTCCTGAGTTGGCTGCTCTCCCTACACCTGAGTCCACACCTGTGCTTCACCAGAAGACCTTGCAGGCCATGAAGAGCCACTCAGACAAGGTCCACGGCCATGGGGCTTCGAGGAAAGAAACTTCCCAGTTTTTTCCTTCTAgtcctccaccccactccccactaAGTCATGGGCACATCCCCAGTGCCATTGTTCTCCCTAATGCTACCCATGACTACAACACATCTTTCTCAAACTCCAATGCTCACAAAGCTGAAAAGAAGCTTCAAAACATTGACCACCCTCTCACAAAGTCATCCAGTAAAAGAGATCACCGGCGTTCTGTGGATTCCAGAAATACCCTTAATGATCTCCTGAAGCATCTAAATGACCCAAACAGTAACCCCAAAGCCATCATGGGAGACATCCAAATGGCCCACCAGACCCTAATGCTGGATCCTGTGGGACCTATGTCCGAGGTCCCGCCCAAAGTCCCTAACCGTGAGGCTTCGCTCTACTCTCCTCCCTCAACGCTCCCCAGGAATAGCCCAACTAAGCGAGTGGACGTCCCCACCACTCCAGGAGTCCCGATGACTTCTCTGGAAAGACAAAGGGGTTATCATAAAAACTCCTCCCAGAGGCACTCTATATCTGCTATGCCTAAAAACTTAAGCTCACCAAATGGGGTTTTGTTATCTAGACAGCCTAGTGTGAACCGTGGGGGGTACATGGCCACCCCCACGGGGGCGAAGGTGGACTATGTTCAGGGAACACCGGTGAGTGTTCATCTGCAGCCTTCCCTCTCCAGACAGAGCAGCTACACCAGTAATGGCACCCTTCCCAGGACGGGACTAAAGAGGACACCGTCCTTAAAACCTGACGTGCCACCAAAGCCTTCATTTGTTCCTCAGACCACATCTGTCAGACCACTGAACAAATACACGTACTAG